In Kytococcus sedentarius DSM 20547, the sequence TGCCACGCCGCGGCTCGTCGTACAGCAGGCGCAGGCCGCGGTCGCGGAGGGTGGTGCTCACCGCATCGATGTCGGCGACGCGGTAGGCGACCTGCTGCATCCCCGGGCCCCTGGAGTCCAGGAACTTCGCGATCGTCGAGTCCGGCGTGAGCGGCGCCAGGAGCTGGATGTGGGAGTCGCCGATGCGCATCATCGCCTCCCGGACACCCTGCTCGGGGTTCTCCTCGGTGTGGGCCAGCTCCATGCCCAGGACGTCGCGGTGGAACGCGATGGCGGCGTCGAGGTCGGACACGGCCAGACCCACGTGGTCGATGGCGGTGAACAGGGCGTCAGGGGAGTCCGCAGCGTGCATGGGGGTCACCCTAGACCGCAGGGGTGACAACGGCGCCCGGGTGCCGGGGAGCCGGGCCGATGGGGTGAGGCCCCGCCCGGGTCACGACTCGCGCGTGCCCTGGTGGAAGCGCTGGCGCCAGCGGCTCGACTCCCTGACCCAGAGCGACGACCGCACCGTGGCCCCCGAGGCAGCGACGCACCGCCACAGCAGCAGGATCGTGTCGGCGTCCAGGTGGGTGGTGCTGAGCACCTCGAGCTCGACCGGCTCGGACAGCGGACCGATCTCGGCCAGCAACTCCTCCCGGGTCCACACGCGGCCGGAGGCGCCGACCTCGTACCAGTCGGCGTGCAGCAGGGCGGCGACTTCCGCAGGGTCGGTGCGGGTGCCGTCCGCCAGCAGCGAGCGCTCCAGCGCAAGCACGGTCTCCTCATCGGATGCGGGGAGGTCCTCGAAGAGGGTCGGTGCGGCGTCGTCCGAGCGGGCGCCGGCCGTCGCGGTGGGGTGGTGCGCGGACGCCCCGGAGAACCCCGGGCCCGGGTCCGGTTCGGCCCCGCGCTGGTGGGCGAGGGCGGCGTTGCGTGCGCGCTCGTCGGCCGCCTCGTTCAGGGCGTGCCCGGCGTGACCCTTCACCCACTCGAAGGTGACCCGCCGCCCCTGCATGGCCTCGTCGAGGGCCTTGACCAGGTCGATGTTCATGACCGGCTTGCCGTCGGCCTTCTTCCAGCCCTTGCGCTTCCAGGCCGGGGTCCACTTGGAGATGACGTTGATGGCGTACTGACTGTCGCAGAGCACGTGCAGGTCGTCGTCGAGGTGGGCGGTCTGCTGCAGCAGGTCGAGCACGGCCATGAGCTCGCCCATGTTGTTGGTGCCGTGCGGCCAGCCCCCGGCCGCCCAGCAGTCGTCGTCGACGTACCAGGCCCAGCCCGCCGGGCCGGGGTTGCCGAGTGCGGAGCCGTCTGCTGCTGCGGTGATCACGGGCGTGATGCTCTCACGGACCGGCCTCCGGCCGCGGGTCCAAGGCCCTTCACGGGTCCGCCCCGGCGACTGCGGCCCGGACCGCCGGCGGCTACCGTTCGAAGATGACCGACCTCTTGGTGACCGACGTCCGCATCGTGTCGCTTGATGGGGGTGACCGGCCCGGCTCAGCACCGACCG encodes:
- the mce gene encoding methylmalonyl-CoA epimerase; its protein translation is MHAADSPDALFTAIDHVGLAVSDLDAAIAFHRDVLGMELAHTEENPEQGVREAMMRIGDSHIQLLAPLTPDSTIAKFLDSRGPGMQQVAYRVADIDAVSTTLRDRGLRLLYDEPRRGTSNSRVNFIHPKDAGGVLVELVEPAAGH
- a CDS encoding RNase H family protein encodes the protein MITAAADGSALGNPGPAGWAWYVDDDCWAAGGWPHGTNNMGELMAVLDLLQQTAHLDDDLHVLCDSQYAINVISKWTPAWKRKGWKKADGKPVMNIDLVKALDEAMQGRRVTFEWVKGHAGHALNEAADERARNAALAHQRGAEPDPGPGFSGASAHHPTATAGARSDDAAPTLFEDLPASDEETVLALERSLLADGTRTDPAEVAALLHADWYEVGASGRVWTREELLAEIGPLSEPVELEVLSTTHLDADTILLLWRCVAASGATVRSSLWVRESSRWRQRFHQGTRES